The stretch of DNA TCCGGCCCAGCTCGAGGCGCTGGTGGGCCGCTTCGTGGTCCACCTGGAGTCCTACTGCGCCGCGCGCGCTGAGCTGGACCCGGTGTGGACGCTGTCGGCGCCGTGGGCCAGCCCCGCGGAGCGCGGCGCCGCGTACTGGCTCGCCGGGTGGCGCCCCACCACGCTGGTCCACCTGCTCCACACAGAGTCCGGCCGCCGGTTCGAGGCGCAGCTGCCGGACCTCCTCCTGGGCGTGCGGTCGGGGAACCTGGGCGACCTCAGCCCGGAGCAGCTGGCGCAGGTCGACGAGCTGCAGCGGCGCACGGTGGCCGAGGAGGACGCGCTGTCGCGGGAGATGGCGGAGGTGCAGGAGGGCCACGGCGTGGTGGCGCCCGGGGACGGGGGCGGCGAGCTGGAGCTGGACGTGCGCGGACTGGTGCGCCGGGTCAGGGCGGTGCTGGACAGGGCGGACGCGCTGCGGCTGCGCACCATGAAGCGCGCGGTGGAGATCCTGCAGCCGGCGCAGGCGGCCGAGctgctcgtcgccgccgccgacatGGAGATCGGCTTCCGGGAGTTCGGGCTCAAGTACGGACCGGGCCGCGACCGATGACCCCGGTTTTTCCTTTGGAATTTCTCCCTGCAGTCCTGCGCACTTGCTTGCTTGATCCGGGCGGCGTAGGCGTCGTAAGTCGTAACCCAGTTTTTTATCCATCCCCCATTTGTTTGTGTGGTGGCTGTTTTGACTGGACCTTCTTACCGAGTGCCTACTGGGCCGTGGGCTATAGCAGGGCATGCAGAGAAAATAATAAAATGCACGAGATTGCCTGAGATGTTTTTAACGAGAAGTTGGCCTGTTCTTGGTGTGTTATTCAGAGGCCCTTCTTGCTGCTGTTTTCTGGCGTGCAATGTTGGAAGGCTTCATGGTTGATGCTCGCTTGTAACTTGTGTGAACGGGTGCCGTGGCTCGCAGCGCATTCATTTACCTGCTTGGTGTCGAGGAAACACTTTATTACTGAACCTACCAAATTTTCTTTCACTGCGACGCTTTCAACTGACGCGCTTCAAAGGTAACCGCAATACGAACCGCGGTGAAACATTTGCACATTTATTCCGGTGTACCCTTTCCATCCACGAGACGAGATGGACCAAGCGCGAGCAGGACGGACGGGGAAGAGGCCGGCGCCAAGGCCGCCTCGCACGGCTCGTGCCATTTATCGCACGAGCAGCGGGAGATTTCGCGAGCCGTGCTCCACTGATGCCCAATTTAAGGCGTGCATGTTCTTATATTTGGGCGGGCCAGCCAGCCAACCGGACTCCGGCGGCCGCGCACGATAAAACAGCCTCGCGCCGCATGCTGGCAACGTTGCCGTTTCCCAAGCTTGGGGGTAGGGGCAGCCAAGAACCCAACCAATTTCTGCTCCTCCGCTCCGCCTGCCACCCACGGCCACGAACAGCAACCGCAGCTTGCCAGCAGAACGCAACGCCCcggccctcccctcccctcccgtcGCGCCCCCCAAAATCTAGCCAGCCACGGCCCCCCGTCTTCCTCTCTGCCAAGAAAGGCTCCACGTTGACATCGAGGGCGGCGTAGTGCGTACGAGCGCGCGCGTACCAGCCATGCGCCCGTGATGGCCCGGCCGCTCCAGAAGATCGGCCTCGAAAGGTTCTCGTTCAGGCGGCGGAGGTcggtgtcgtcgtcgtcgtcgccgtcgtcgccgctgTCGCTGGCCTCGGACGGGACGGACGGCAGCACCATGGAGACGGCGGCGCCTTCCACCAGGCGGATTCTGTCGAGGAGCTGCGGGTCCAAGGGAAGCCGGCTCTCGGTGGAccttccgccgccgctggccggcGGCCCGTCGGATAAGGGGGCGGCCGGGAGCTCGTCGTCGCAAGCGGTGCCGCCCAGGCCGGCCCGGCATGAGGGCCCGCCCTCAGGTGACCATCTTTCTTGGACCGACGACATCGAACGCCCGTTATGCTGTTGCGAATTGCAATCTTATTGGAGAAGCACGATTTGCTTTGGTGAGTTGCAGATGCGGAGATGGTGAAGGAGAAGTTCTCCAAGCTGCTGCTCGGAGAGGACATGTCCGGCACCGGCAAGGGGGTGTCCTCTGCTCTTGCCCTGTCCAACGCCATCACTAATCTTGCGGGTAATCCATTTTCTCTTTCAGGGATCCATCCTTTCCCCCCTATTCTTTCCTTCTGCAATTCCACTATCTGGGCAGCCTTCGATTTCTAATGGAATCCCTGATTAACTAGGCGTTCTTTCTCTTGATGACATCTTTTCAGCTTCTGTGTTTGGTGAGCAGCGCCGTCTGCAGCCGATGGCCGCCGACCAGAAAGCGCGGTGGCAGAAGGAGATCGACTGGCTTTTGTCGGTCGCCGATCACATTGTCGAATTTGTTCCTTCGCAGCAGATGTCCGACAACGGGACCTGCATGGAGGTAAGAAATCCCGCATTTTCAGCGCTTCTCGTCGTACTATTCAGCTTCACCGTCCCAATTCAATTATCCAGTGGTACATACCACTCAACGGCCTTGAATTGACCCGTCTTCCTGTCAAACAGATAATGGTAACCCAGCAGCGTCAAGATCTACAAATGAACATCCCTGCATTGCGCAAGCTCGATGGAATGCTCCTTGTAAGCATGGGCCTGCTCATCCTGATCTTCTACTGAACCAATTCACAGAGATATCTGAGGTGCTAACTTTTGGTATTGCATATTTCTGTCGTGCGACAGGAATATCTTGATAGTTTCAAAGACAGACAGGAGTTCTGGTATGTGTCGAAAGATGCAGACGAATCGGAGAAGGGCAACATGCCGAGGCAGGATGACAAATGGTGGCTCCCAACTGTTAGGGTCCCTCCTAATGGTCTGTCAGATGCATACAGGAAATGGCTTCAACACCAGAAGGATCTCGTTGCACAAGTGCTGAAGGCAGCAATGGCCATCAATGCTAATATTCTTATGGAAATGGAGGTCCCAGAATCATACATGGAGTCCCTACCAAAGGTGATCTGTAAGACCAGACTGCTAACGCCTTTCTGTATTCTTTTTACAGCAATTCTAACAATATAACTCTACCACCTTTTGTTGTTTTGTCTGCTAGAATGGGAAGTCCACCCTTGGAGAGTCAATGTACAAACTTATAACTGATGATTATTTTGACCCGGAAGAACTTCTAAGTTCTGTAGACCTGTCTGATGAACACAACATTGTTGATCTAAAGAATCGAGTCGAAGCCTCAGTAGTCATCTGGCAGAAGAAAATGACCAATAAGGACAGCAAATTATCGTGGGGACATGGGGTTAGTCAC from Panicum hallii strain FIL2 chromosome 3, PHallii_v3.1, whole genome shotgun sequence encodes:
- the LOC112886511 gene encoding rop guanine nucleotide exchange factor 12-like isoform X2, with protein sequence MARPLQKIGLERFSFRRRRSVSSSSSPSSPLSLASDGTDGSTMETAAPSTRRILSRSCGSKGSRLSVDLPPPLAGGPSDKGAAGSSSSQAVPPRPARHEGPPSDAEMVKEKFSKLLLGEDMSGTGKGVSSALALSNAITNLAASVFGEQRRLQPMAADQKARWQKEIDWLLSVADHIVEFVPSQQMSDNGTCMEIMVTQQRQDLQMNIPALRKLDGMLLEYLDSFKDRQEFWYVSKDADESEKGNMPRQDDKWWLPTVRVPPNGLSDAYRKWLQHQKDLVAQVLKAAMAINANILMEMEVPESYMESLPKNGKSTLGESMYKLITDDYFDPEELLSSVDLSDEHNIVDLKNRVEASVVIWQKKMTNKDSKLSWGHGVSHEKRGMFEGRAENVLLLIKHRYPGIAQSTLDISKIQCNRDVGLAILESYSRTLESLAFTVMSRIEDVLNVDLATQDPKNVDSMRIPSLTSDDTDKVVSDAKAEVEKSRRMEPVTATMYDFVGSWDHVKESANGPKLSKISSIATKRFSYLDNLGGTRSPIARH
- the LOC112886511 gene encoding rop guanine nucleotide exchange factor 12-like isoform X1 codes for the protein MARPLQKIGLERFSFRRRRSVSSSSSPSSPLSLASDGTDGSTMETAAPSTRRILSRSCGSKGSRLSVDLPPPLAGGPSDKGAAGSSSSQAVPPRPARHEGPPSDAEMVKEKFSKLLLGEDMSGTGKGVSSALALSNAITNLAASVFGEQRRLQPMAADQKARWQKEIDWLLSVADHIVEFVPSQQMSDNGTCMEIMVTQQRQDLQMNIPALRKLDGMLLEYLDSFKDRQEFWYVSKDADESEKGNMPRQDDKWWLPTVRVPPNGLSDAYRKWLQHQKDLVAQVLKAAMAINANILMEMEVPESYMESLPKNGKSTLGESMYKLITDDYFDPEELLSSVDLSDEHNIVDLKNRVEASVVIWQKKMTNKDSKLSWGHGVSHEKRGMFEGRAENVLLLIKHRYPGIAQSTLDISKIQCNRVQKAFTIPIAFYRYTTVFCLLTYIAHLPSYLFFQDVGLAILESYSRTLESLAFTVMSRIEDVLNVDLATQDPKNVDSMRIPSLTSDDTDKVVSDAKAEVEKSRRMEPVTATMYDFVGSWDHVKESANGPKLSKISSIATKRFSYLDNLGGTRSPIARH
- the LOC112887533 gene encoding transcription factor TGA9-like; this encodes MELEAATRRFHLWFRGLRSLRRDLSSARWSDDPAQLEALVGRFVVHLESYCAARAELDPVWTLSAPWASPAERGAAYWLAGWRPTTLVHLLHTESGRRFEAQLPDLLLGVRSGNLGDLSPEQLAQVDELQRRTVAEEDALSREMAEVQEGHGVVAPGDGGGELELDVRGLVRRVRAVLDRADALRLRTMKRAVEILQPAQAAELLVAAADMEIGFREFGLKYGPGRDR